One Pichia kudriavzevii chromosome 3, complete sequence genomic window carries:
- a CDS encoding uncharacterized protein (PKUD0C00870; Pfam Domains: Beta_elim_lyase(2.3e-112)), with amino-acid sequence MNTEILLPDNHNEFRSDTFTTPTQSMLESVKMASLGDSVYNEDKDTIALETKVASMMGFDAGVFCVSGTLSNQIALRTHLTQPPHSVLCDYRGHVYVHEAGGLATLSQAMVTAIIPSNGLYLTLEDIIERFIPDDGDVHAAPTKVVSLENTLHGLIYPIEEIKRISHWCREKGIKIHLDGARIWDAHIATGIPLIEYSKFFDSISVCLSKGLGAPVGSVLVGDKSFIQKATHFKKQNGGGIRQAGILTRMASIAIDENLSKMKHAHIKAKEVAQYCEKLGLILEIPTQTNFVFLDTKKNYINPSTITAMGEKYDIKISGFRFAFSFQTSDIAVQNLKRALKDIKEHASSYPYYSRGPVGIYQGNKKA; translated from the coding sequence ATGAATACAGAAATCCTGCTCCCGGATAACCATAATGAGTTTCGCAGTGATACTTTCACCACGCCCACCCAGAGTATGCTTGAAAGTGTCAAAATGGCTTCTCTAGGTGACTCTGTATATaatgaagataaagatACCATTGCTCTTGAGACAAAAGTTGCCTCCATGATGGGATTCGATGCTGGTGTGTTCTGTGTCTCTGGAACTTTGTCTAACCAAATCGCATTAAGGACACACTTAACCCAGCCTCCACATTCTGTTTTGTGTGATTATAGAGGTCATGTCTATGTGCACGAAGCTGGAGGTTTGGCAACTCTATCTCAGGCCATGGTCACCGCCATCATTCCAAGTAACGGACTATACTTGACCTTGGAagatattattgaaagattcaTTCCAGATGATGGGGATGTTCATGCAGCACCAACAAAAGTTGTCTCTCTGGAAAATACGTTGCATGGTTTAATCTatccaattgaagaaatcaagcGTATTAGTCACTGGTGTCGTGAAAAAGGAATCAAAATACATTTAGATGGTGCTAGAATCTGGGATGCTCACATTGCAACTGGTATTCCATTGATTGAGTATAGCAAGTTCTTTGATTCTATTTCAGTCTGTTTGTCCAAGGGTTTAGGTGCTCCTGTGGGTTCGGTTCTAGTTGGCGATAAGAGCTTCATCCAAAAGGCAACGCATTTCAAGAAGCAAAATGGTGGTGGTATTAGACAAGCTGGAATCCTTACAAGGATGGCAAGTATTGCAATAGATGAGAATCTCTCAAAAATGAAACATGCACATATAAAGGCAAAAGAGGTTGCCCAATACTGTGAAAAATTGGGGTTGATACTAGAAATTCCAACACAAACTAACTTTGTGTTTTTGGacacaaagaaaaactatATCAATCCATCAACTATAACAGCTATGGGTGAAAAGTATGATATCAAAATTTCTGGCTTTCGTTTTGCATTCTCATTTCAAACTAGTGATATTGCTGTACAAAACCTAAAACGTGCCTTGAAAGATATCAAAGAGCACGCTAGTTCGTATCCATACTACTCCAGGGGACCTGTTGGAATTTACCAAGGAAATAAGAAAGCTTAA